Proteins co-encoded in one Haloarcula sp. DT43 genomic window:
- a CDS encoding phosphoribosyltransferase, with amino-acid sequence MARDRPPTFENRRAAGRRLGEALRERDIEADVVLAIPRGGLPVGRAVADALGAPLDIAVAKKIGAPDNPEFAVGAVAADGSVWLNTDVIENRGIPREYVASTRAEMAEVARQKARRYRDTAASPALTGKRVCLVDDGVATGATARACIEQLRQAGPERLVLAVPVGSPRAIADLETLVDEVVCLACPSDFRAVGQYYERFEQVSDEEAMSCLAGE; translated from the coding sequence ATGGCACGCGACCGCCCCCCGACGTTCGAGAACAGGCGCGCCGCCGGCCGACGGCTGGGCGAGGCGTTGCGCGAGCGGGACATCGAGGCCGACGTGGTCCTGGCGATACCGCGTGGCGGACTGCCGGTCGGGCGGGCCGTCGCCGACGCGCTCGGCGCGCCGCTGGATATCGCGGTTGCGAAGAAAATCGGCGCGCCGGACAACCCCGAGTTCGCCGTCGGTGCCGTCGCGGCCGACGGGTCGGTCTGGCTCAACACCGACGTCATCGAGAACAGAGGGATTCCCCGCGAGTACGTCGCGAGCACGCGGGCAGAGATGGCCGAAGTAGCACGACAGAAGGCCCGTCGGTACCGGGACACGGCGGCGTCGCCGGCGCTTACAGGCAAGCGGGTGTGTCTCGTCGACGACGGCGTGGCGACCGGCGCGACGGCCCGGGCCTGTATCGAGCAACTCAGACAGGCGGGCCCCGAGCGACTCGTGCTCGCGGTCCCGGTCGGCTCGCCGCGGGCCATCGCTGACCTCGAGACGCTGGTCGACGAGGTGGTCTGTCTGGCCTGTCCGTCCGATTTCCGCGCCGTCGGTCAGTACTACGAGCGGTTCGAGCAGGTCTCCGACGAGGAGGCGATGTCGTGTCTCGCCGGCGAGTGA
- a CDS encoding DEAD/DEAH box helicase, producing MSQQAAQVETLFLHEHGDEYRVVAQRDGERLFHAILELKETDAGPRPRRLRVKDGTSEELRSPDQFVELARRAARIRISEQTAPRARDRIRETLDAYQVEAKVVRTCRLCASDGRYSPITSETAIETDDETICPECARQQLDRELAFTGSISADARDRLEELLLEVQDLDRVTNLLSGQLDPDLTKFDEISATVDEVDPVRVDSLDLHPGMQEHLESRFDTLLPVQSLAVEHGATEGRDQLVVSATATGKTLVGEMAGIDRVLNGKGTMLFLVPLVALANQKYEQFKDRYGDMVDVSLRVGASRIADEGGRFDPEADVIVGTYEGIDHALRTGKDLGTVGTVVIDEVHTLGEDERGHRLDGLISRLKYYCETGGAPDSGDTQWIYLSATVGNPGQLADQLRATLIEFEERPVPIERHVTFADGREKIDTENKLVKRAFDNKSSKGYRGQTIIFTNSRRRCHQISRKLEYSSAPYHAGLDNRKRQRVERQFADQDLAAVVTTAALAAGVDFPASQVIFDSLAMGIEWLTVQEFSQMLGRAGRPDYHDKGTVYMLVEPDCSYHNSMEMTEDEVAFKLLKGEMEPVITRYDEGAAVEETLANVTVAGKQAKRLNDRMVGAVPTKHALGKLLEYEFIDGLEPTPLGRAVTRHFLAPDEAFQLLDGIRKEHHPYEIVADMELRDEH from the coding sequence GTGTCACAGCAGGCCGCACAGGTAGAGACGCTGTTCCTCCACGAACACGGCGACGAGTACCGCGTCGTCGCACAGCGGGACGGCGAGCGGCTCTTCCACGCTATCCTCGAACTCAAGGAGACCGACGCCGGGCCCCGCCCGCGCCGGCTCCGGGTCAAGGACGGGACCAGCGAGGAGCTCCGCTCGCCCGACCAGTTCGTCGAGCTCGCCCGCCGTGCGGCCCGCATTCGCATCTCAGAACAGACCGCACCGCGTGCGCGCGACCGCATCCGCGAGACCCTCGACGCCTACCAGGTCGAGGCCAAGGTCGTCCGGACCTGCCGGCTGTGTGCCTCGGACGGGCGCTACTCGCCGATTACCAGCGAGACCGCTATCGAGACCGACGACGAGACAATCTGTCCGGAGTGCGCTCGCCAGCAGCTCGACCGCGAACTCGCGTTCACGGGCAGCATCAGCGCCGACGCCCGCGACCGCCTCGAAGAGCTCCTGCTCGAAGTCCAGGACCTCGACCGGGTGACGAACCTCCTGTCGGGCCAACTGGACCCCGACCTGACGAAGTTCGACGAGATTTCGGCGACCGTCGACGAGGTCGACCCCGTCCGGGTGGACTCGCTCGACCTCCATCCCGGGATGCAGGAGCACCTCGAATCCCGGTTCGACACCCTGTTGCCGGTCCAGAGCCTCGCCGTCGAGCACGGGGCCACCGAGGGCCGCGACCAGCTGGTCGTGAGCGCGACGGCGACGGGGAAGACGCTCGTCGGCGAGATGGCCGGCATCGACCGCGTCCTCAACGGCAAGGGGACGATGCTGTTTCTCGTCCCGCTGGTCGCGCTGGCGAACCAGAAGTACGAGCAGTTCAAGGACCGCTACGGCGACATGGTCGATGTCTCGCTCCGGGTGGGCGCGAGCCGCATCGCCGACGAGGGCGGGCGCTTCGACCCCGAGGCCGACGTCATCGTCGGGACCTACGAGGGCATCGACCACGCGCTCCGGACCGGCAAAGACCTGGGCACCGTCGGCACCGTCGTCATCGACGAGGTCCACACGCTCGGCGAGGACGAGCGGGGCCACCGGCTCGACGGGCTCATCTCCCGGCTGAAATACTACTGTGAAACCGGCGGCGCGCCCGACAGCGGCGACACGCAGTGGATTTACCTCTCGGCGACGGTCGGCAACCCCGGTCAGCTGGCCGACCAGTTGCGGGCCACGCTCATCGAGTTCGAGGAGCGGCCGGTCCCCATCGAGCGCCACGTCACCTTCGCCGACGGCCGCGAGAAAATCGACACGGAGAACAAGCTGGTCAAGCGGGCCTTCGACAACAAATCCAGCAAGGGGTACCGCGGCCAGACCATCATCTTCACCAACTCCCGGCGGCGCTGTCACCAGATTTCCCGGAAACTGGAGTACAGCTCCGCGCCGTACCACGCCGGGCTGGACAACCGGAAGCGCCAGCGCGTCGAGCGGCAGTTCGCCGACCAGGACCTGGCGGCGGTCGTGACGACGGCGGCGCTCGCGGCGGGGGTCGACTTCCCGGCCTCGCAGGTCATCTTCGACTCGCTGGCGATGGGCATCGAGTGGCTCACCGTCCAGGAGTTCAGCCAGATGCTCGGCCGGGCCGGCCGCCCGGACTACCACGACAAGGGGACCGTCTACATGCTGGTCGAACCGGACTGCTCGTACCACAACAGCATGGAGATGACCGAGGACGAGGTGGCGTTCAAGCTCCTGAAAGGCGAGATGGAGCCGGTCATCACCCGCTACGACGAGGGCGCGGCCGTCGAGGAGACGCTGGCGAACGTCACCGTCGCCGGCAAGCAGGCCAAGCGGCTCAACGACCGGATGGTCGGCGCGGTGCCGACGAAACACGCGCTGGGCAAACTGCTCGAATACGAGTTCATCGACGGCCTCGAACCGACGCCGCTGGGCCGGGCCGTGACCCGGCACTTCCTCGCGCCCGACGAGGCGTTCCAGTTGCTCGACGGCATCCGGAAGGAGCACCACCCCTACGAAATCGTCGCCGACATGGAACTACGCGACGAGCACTAG
- the dpsA gene encoding DNA starvation/stationary phase protection protein DpsA codes for MASTPHLRNPGAEHRRQEWDTVRANEVRLEPAVAERLVTALNAELSGLYLLFNQVRKHYWTIDGAEWHDVATFLESAADRLTEITDDIAIRVHALGGVPVCGPMGIRQHAPMHIETPHRFDVRSSLERDLDGYATLAVQIRDHVELAEQFQDKTTSELLCVHLKTLEGDAHTLQRFLADDTLVRND; via the coding sequence ATGGCGAGTACGCCACATCTTCGGAACCCCGGTGCAGAACACCGCCGACAGGAGTGGGATACCGTCCGAGCGAACGAAGTCAGACTGGAACCGGCCGTTGCGGAACGACTAGTGACTGCCCTGAACGCCGAACTGTCGGGGTTGTACCTCCTGTTCAATCAGGTCCGGAAACACTACTGGACCATCGACGGCGCCGAGTGGCACGACGTTGCGACGTTCCTCGAATCGGCCGCGGACCGACTCACTGAGATAACCGACGACATCGCAATCCGTGTCCACGCACTCGGTGGCGTACCTGTCTGTGGACCGATGGGCATCCGCCAACACGCCCCGATGCACATCGAGACGCCCCACCGCTTCGACGTTCGGTCCTCGCTCGAACGGGACCTCGACGGCTACGCGACGCTTGCCGTCCAGATTCGCGATCACGTCGAATTAGCTGAACAATTCCAGGACAAAACCACGAGCGAACTGTTGTGTGTTCATCTCAAGACGTTAGAAGGGGACGCACACACGCTGCAACGGTTTCTCGCCGACGATACACTGGTTCGAAACGACTGA
- a CDS encoding VOC family protein, translating into MATDIDATAHHFGIIVSDLDRAVEFYRDVLGLDVLTRFSVGGAAFGTAVDIEGASAELVHLDAGGARLELATYEPEGEAMPDPELNRPGATHPGLEVDDLDAVADRLPDDVETLSGPQTTESGTTIMFVVDPEGNLIELLEP; encoded by the coding sequence ATGGCAACAGACATCGACGCGACCGCCCACCACTTCGGCATCATCGTCAGCGACCTGGACCGCGCCGTCGAGTTCTACCGGGACGTGCTCGGACTGGACGTACTGACCCGCTTTTCGGTCGGCGGCGCGGCGTTCGGAACCGCAGTCGACATCGAGGGGGCCAGCGCCGAACTGGTCCACCTCGACGCCGGCGGCGCGCGCCTGGAACTGGCGACATACGAGCCAGAGGGCGAAGCGATGCCGGACCCGGAGCTCAATCGACCGGGGGCGACCCATCCCGGCCTGGAAGTCGACGACCTCGACGCCGTCGCCGACCGGCTCCCCGACGACGTCGAAACCCTGAGCGGCCCGCAGACGACCGAGAGCGGGACGACAATCATGTTCGTCGTCGACCCCGAAGGGAACCTCATCGAGCTACTGGAACCCTAA
- a CDS encoding RPA family protein, whose translation MASTPTREVARRVFAREFNDASYTFKESDDDRAPVYVLLPTGQRANRVFLVGTLTETEDVGEDSEYWQGRVVDPNGDTFFMYAGQYQPDAASMLRELEPPAYVAVVGKPRTYETDDGEVNVSIRPESISEVDEATRDRWVVETAERTLDRVRRYAEADMDDPAVDEYIAMADEEYDQLSVENYRQSVVGALESLQDEQAEASAD comes from the coding sequence ATGGCGAGCACACCCACCCGCGAGGTCGCACGGCGCGTCTTCGCACGCGAGTTCAACGACGCGAGCTACACGTTCAAGGAATCCGACGACGACCGCGCGCCGGTGTACGTCCTCCTCCCGACCGGCCAGCGCGCCAACCGCGTGTTCCTGGTCGGCACCCTCACCGAAACCGAGGACGTCGGCGAGGACAGCGAGTACTGGCAGGGACGGGTCGTCGACCCCAACGGCGACACGTTCTTCATGTACGCCGGGCAGTACCAGCCCGACGCGGCCTCGATGCTACGCGAACTGGAGCCGCCGGCCTACGTCGCTGTCGTCGGCAAACCGCGGACCTACGAGACCGACGACGGCGAGGTGAACGTCTCGATTCGCCCCGAGTCCATCTCGGAGGTCGACGAGGCGACCCGCGACCGCTGGGTCGTCGAGACGGCCGAGCGCACCCTCGATAGGGTCAGGCGCTACGCGGAGGCCGACATGGATGACCCGGCCGTCGACGAGTACATCGCGATGGCAGACGAGGAGTACGACCAGCTCTCCGTCGAGAACTACCGGCAGTCGGTCGTCGGCGCGCTGGAGAGCCTCCAGGACGAACAGGCCGAAGCCAGCGCGGACTGA
- a CDS encoding CopG family transcriptional regulator, which translates to MGNKNKTISFRVSEDKFETLREIAEERDISLSAVFRDYVDTLVSHDGQVKVAPEHEFEDDATETSTESFPPKVEVPKSFVREHERLELEAEHLREQLEEHKRYVTKLRQRLDEMDQDEVIHLEDLDQGEEEDASYRIGSFDDI; encoded by the coding sequence ATGGGCAACAAAAACAAGACTATCTCCTTTCGGGTCAGCGAGGACAAATTCGAGACCCTCCGCGAAATCGCCGAGGAGCGCGACATCTCGCTGTCCGCGGTGTTCCGGGACTACGTCGACACGCTCGTCTCCCACGACGGGCAGGTGAAAGTCGCCCCGGAACACGAGTTCGAGGACGACGCGACTGAGACCAGCACCGAGAGCTTCCCCCCGAAAGTCGAGGTCCCGAAGAGCTTCGTCCGCGAACACGAGCGGCTCGAACTCGAAGCCGAACACCTCCGCGAACAACTGGAAGAACACAAGCGCTACGTCACCAAACTCCGCCAGCGACTCGACGAGATGGACCAGGACGAGGTCATCCACCTCGAAGACCTGGACCAGGGCGAGGAGGAGGACGCCTCCTATCGCATCGGCAGCTTCGACGACATCTGA
- the dpsA gene encoding DNA starvation/stationary phase protection protein DpsA has translation MTENQLGLVREPETGVRRQEWETLDGNDLRIDSDVAEEIVHALCTDHAGSFNLFYLLRKHYWTAEGAEFHDVTEFLEDAYKRVRDINDDLAVRIVELGGIPPNTPPTIQKHAEVHLEAEDLYDLRASLSGDLDGYATLVASMREHVALAEEMGDSGTAERLRNHLMALEVDAHRVEQFLEDDTLVQREATD, from the coding sequence ATGACGGAGAACCAACTTGGACTGGTCCGCGAACCCGAGACCGGCGTCCGTCGTCAAGAGTGGGAGACACTCGACGGAAACGACCTTCGGATCGACAGCGATGTCGCCGAGGAGATCGTACACGCCCTCTGTACCGACCACGCCGGGTCATTCAATCTCTTTTACCTCCTGCGAAAGCACTACTGGACGGCTGAAGGCGCCGAGTTCCACGATGTCACCGAGTTCCTCGAAGACGCGTACAAGCGCGTTCGCGACATCAACGACGACCTCGCGGTTCGAATCGTCGAACTCGGCGGTATCCCGCCGAACACGCCGCCGACGATTCAGAAGCACGCTGAGGTCCACCTGGAAGCCGAGGACCTCTATGACCTCCGCGCCTCGCTTTCGGGGGACCTCGATGGCTACGCGACACTGGTCGCAAGCATGCGCGAACACGTGGCCCTTGCCGAGGAGATGGGCGATTCGGGCACGGCAGAGCGACTGCGTAACCATCTAATGGCACTCGAAGTCGACGCCCACAGGGTCGAACAGTTCCTCGAAGACGACACCCTCGTTCAGAGGGAGGCGACCGACTAA
- a CDS encoding DUF5814 domain-containing protein, with product MAITDKIYVKNHQQLASQLETSFPKGAFKGATLDILFQGEGLAKLDEATRERVLDFAEDFLDCDCEANPHCGCAERKFISYLLELREQGMGPDAIVDVMSDDYMLYAYPGDVLSFLDNSVRTLEAVETLADVDGRDDVAEDVQRLRNRLV from the coding sequence GTGGCCATCACGGACAAAATCTACGTCAAGAACCACCAGCAGCTCGCCTCCCAGCTGGAGACGAGCTTCCCGAAGGGTGCGTTCAAGGGCGCGACGCTGGACATCCTCTTCCAGGGAGAGGGGCTGGCGAAGCTCGACGAAGCCACCAGGGAGCGGGTCCTCGATTTCGCCGAGGACTTCCTGGACTGCGACTGTGAGGCCAACCCACACTGTGGCTGTGCCGAGCGGAAGTTCATCTCGTACCTGCTGGAACTGCGCGAGCAGGGGATGGGGCCGGACGCAATCGTCGACGTGATGAGCGACGACTACATGCTGTATGCCTATCCGGGGGACGTACTCTCCTTCCTGGATAACTCCGTCAGAACGTTAGAAGCCGTGGAAACCCTGGCAGATGTCGATGGGCGCGACGACGTGGCCGAGGACGTGCAGCGACTGCGAAATCGGCTGGTGTAA
- a CDS encoding CBS domain-containing protein, with amino-acid sequence MRRFRIGSAFGIPIQLDLTFLLVLPLFAWIIGTQIGQTTELLNETLNAGLDAAVLTDGTLVWVLGVGAAVGLFTGVVLHELGHSLVAIRYGFPIDSITLWLFGGIAQLSEMPEDWKQELVIAIAGPVVSIAVGTVCYVAFQVLPSGSATAIESARFILAYLALMNLALAAFNMLPGFPMDGGRVLRALLARRRSYARATTIAAEVGKIFAVFLGLFGIFVLGNIFLAGLAFFIYIGAAGESRQTSMRAAFEGVTVADVMTPADHVTTVSEDVSVRELIQTMFRERHTGYPVERDGEVVGLVTLEDARAVREVEREAYTVGDVMTTEIITIRPETDVMDALTSLQQNSVGRLLVTDEDGSFQGLLTRSDIMTALSIIKSSSDYTAIGDPETRTVRPESKIER; translated from the coding sequence ATGCGCCGGTTCCGCATCGGAAGCGCGTTCGGAATCCCCATCCAGCTGGACCTGACGTTTCTCCTCGTGTTGCCGCTGTTCGCCTGGATTATCGGGACACAGATAGGGCAGACGACCGAGCTGTTGAACGAGACGTTGAACGCCGGGCTCGACGCCGCCGTCCTCACCGACGGCACGCTCGTGTGGGTGCTCGGCGTCGGCGCGGCCGTCGGCCTGTTCACCGGCGTCGTCCTCCACGAACTCGGCCACTCGCTGGTGGCCATCCGCTACGGCTTCCCCATCGACTCCATCACGCTCTGGCTGTTCGGCGGCATCGCACAGCTCAGCGAGATGCCCGAGGACTGGAAGCAGGAACTGGTCATCGCCATCGCCGGCCCGGTCGTCAGCATCGCCGTCGGCACGGTCTGTTACGTCGCGTTCCAGGTGCTCCCCAGCGGCTCGGCCACCGCAATCGAGTCGGCGCGGTTCATCCTCGCGTATCTGGCGCTGATGAACCTCGCGCTGGCGGCGTTCAACATGCTCCCCGGCTTCCCGATGGACGGCGGCCGCGTCCTGCGGGCGCTGCTGGCCCGCCGGCGGTCCTACGCCAGAGCCACCACCATCGCCGCGGAGGTCGGGAAAATATTCGCCGTCTTCCTCGGCCTCTTCGGCATCTTCGTCCTCGGGAACATCTTCCTCGCCGGCCTCGCCTTCTTCATCTACATCGGCGCGGCAGGGGAGTCCCGCCAGACGTCGATGCGGGCCGCGTTCGAGGGCGTCACCGTCGCGGACGTGATGACGCCGGCCGACCACGTGACGACGGTGTCCGAGGACGTCTCCGTCCGGGAGCTCATCCAGACGATGTTCCGGGAGCGCCACACCGGCTACCCGGTCGAGCGCGACGGCGAGGTCGTCGGCCTCGTGACGCTCGAAGACGCCCGCGCCGTCCGGGAGGTCGAGCGCGAGGCCTACACCGTCGGCGACGTGATGACGACGGAGATTATCACGATACGCCCGGAGACCGACGTGATGGACGCGCTGACATCGCTCCAGCAGAACTCCGTCGGTCGCCTCCTCGTCACCGACGAGGACGGCTCCTTCCAGGGGCTGCTCACCCGCTCCGACATCATGACCGCGCTCTCGATTATCAAGTCCAGCAGCGACTACACCGCCATCGGCGACCCGGAGACCCGGACCGTCCGCCCGGAGTCGAAGATAGAGCGGTAG
- a CDS encoding cupin domain-containing protein, which translates to MSDPLIRRAEDVEYETVDAAEGLEKGVLVGAQRGGGNLAIRRFTLAPGGSVPKHTNDVEHQQHVLAGRYTVGIDGEEYEVEAGDSLYIPAGAVHWYRNDGDDPGAFLCAVPAGDDEITLQE; encoded by the coding sequence ATGAGCGACCCACTGATTCGCCGGGCCGAGGACGTCGAGTACGAGACCGTCGACGCGGCCGAGGGGCTCGAAAAAGGTGTCCTCGTCGGCGCACAACGGGGCGGCGGCAATCTCGCGATTCGGCGCTTCACGCTCGCGCCCGGCGGCAGCGTGCCGAAACACACCAACGACGTCGAACACCAGCAGCACGTCCTCGCCGGCCGGTACACCGTCGGCATCGACGGCGAGGAGTACGAGGTCGAGGCCGGCGACAGCCTCTACATCCCCGCCGGCGCGGTCCACTGGTACCGCAACGACGGCGACGACCCCGGCGCGTTCCTCTGTGCGGTTCCCGCCGGCGACGACGAAATCACGCTGCAGGAGTGA
- a CDS encoding replication factor A (Replication protein A protects and stabilize the intermediate ssDNA that is generated by the unwinding action of a DNA helicase at the replication fork. In addition, SSBs prevent the formation of secondary structures by single-stranded template DNA.), with amino-acid sequence MTESDLRTHATEIHEQFSDQLDIAVDDVVDRLETLVNDYQVPISEARRSVVNTYLDEAGMDRDQLGGGGGGNEQVNVADVDAPEEWVDVRATVVELWEPRADAVAQVGLLGDETGTIKFTKWSKSDLPSLEEGKSYALRNVVTDEYQGRFSVKLNRTTTIEELDEAIEVGDDSVEAEGALVDIQSGSGLIKRCPEDDCTRVLQNGRCSEHGEVEGEFDLRIKGVLDDGEEVTEVIFDETATEELTGISLAEAKEMAMDALDTTVVADEMRQKILGRYYRVRGPTFGRYLLADEQERLTGAVDADEILIKARSI; translated from the coding sequence ATGACTGAGTCAGATTTGCGTACCCACGCGACAGAGATACACGAGCAGTTTTCCGACCAGCTGGACATCGCCGTCGACGACGTCGTCGACAGGCTCGAGACGCTGGTCAACGACTACCAGGTGCCCATCAGCGAGGCCCGCCGGAGCGTCGTCAACACGTACCTCGACGAGGCCGGCATGGACCGCGACCAGCTGGGCGGCGGTGGCGGCGGCAACGAGCAGGTCAACGTCGCCGACGTCGACGCCCCCGAGGAGTGGGTCGACGTTCGCGCGACGGTCGTCGAACTCTGGGAGCCACGCGCCGACGCCGTGGCCCAGGTCGGCCTGCTGGGCGACGAGACGGGCACGATAAAGTTCACCAAGTGGTCCAAGTCCGACCTCCCCTCCCTGGAGGAGGGCAAGTCCTACGCCCTGCGCAACGTCGTCACCGACGAGTACCAGGGTCGCTTCTCCGTGAAGCTCAACCGGACGACCACCATCGAGGAGCTCGACGAGGCAATCGAGGTCGGCGACGACAGCGTCGAGGCCGAGGGCGCGCTGGTCGACATCCAGTCCGGGTCCGGGCTCATCAAGCGCTGCCCCGAAGACGACTGTACCCGCGTCCTCCAGAACGGCCGCTGTAGCGAACACGGCGAGGTCGAAGGCGAGTTCGACCTCCGAATCAAGGGCGTCCTAGACGACGGCGAGGAGGTCACCGAGGTCATCTTCGACGAGACGGCGACCGAGGAGCTGACCGGCATCTCGCTGGCGGAGGCCAAGGAGATGGCGATGGACGCGCTCGACACCACCGTCGTCGCCGACGAGATGCGACAGAAGATTCTCGGGCGGTACTACCGCGTCCGGGGGCCGACCTTCGGCCGGTACCTGCTCGCCGACGAGCAGGAGCGACTGACCGGGGCCGTGGATGCCGACGAGATTCTCATCAAAGCGAGGTCGATCTAG
- a CDS encoding HNH endonuclease — protein sequence MTNYECPSCDRTFDSTRELGVHHSSVHGERLPNRECNHCSEQFYSEHEKRYCSEECRDVAVSFSGADNPNYSDAKEETTCDGCGTTFEYYPSEKEGCYCAECVENADWRHTRQISGSDNPNWNGGKLSFECSVCEGQVERYPSDITGEVVLCSRECHAAWLSEAFTGDGHPNWRGGGVGEYGPGWRAVRERALDRDGYACVLCGTTADELGRNPDVHHIVPVRLFAAVPALTVRDAHTLDNVVSLCPGCHRRAEFGRVSRAELRWRAGVPRTDAAVPASVSA from the coding sequence ATGACCAACTACGAGTGCCCCTCCTGTGACCGCACGTTCGACTCAACACGGGAACTGGGCGTTCACCACAGCAGTGTCCACGGCGAACGACTGCCGAACCGAGAGTGTAACCACTGCTCGGAACAGTTTTATTCCGAGCACGAGAAGCGCTACTGCTCCGAGGAGTGCCGTGACGTTGCAGTCTCCTTTTCGGGGGCCGATAACCCGAACTATTCGGATGCAAAAGAGGAGACGACCTGTGACGGGTGTGGCACGACCTTCGAGTACTATCCGTCGGAGAAAGAGGGCTGTTATTGCGCTGAGTGTGTCGAGAACGCCGACTGGCGACACACGAGACAGATTTCCGGCTCGGACAATCCAAACTGGAACGGCGGGAAACTCAGTTTCGAGTGCTCCGTCTGTGAAGGTCAAGTCGAGCGGTATCCAAGCGATATCACGGGTGAAGTCGTCCTCTGTAGCCGCGAGTGTCACGCCGCGTGGCTCTCCGAGGCGTTCACCGGCGACGGGCATCCGAACTGGCGTGGCGGCGGTGTCGGCGAGTACGGGCCGGGCTGGCGGGCGGTGCGCGAGCGGGCCCTCGACCGGGACGGCTACGCCTGCGTCCTCTGTGGCACTACTGCCGACGAACTGGGACGGAACCCGGACGTGCACCACATCGTGCCGGTCCGACTGTTCGCTGCGGTGCCGGCGCTCACGGTTCGGGACGCACACACGCTGGACAACGTCGTCTCGCTGTGTCCGGGCTGTCACCGGCGAGCAGAGTTCGGGCGGGTCTCCCGGGCGGAACTGCGATGGCGGGCCGGAGTCCCCCGAACAGACGCCGCTGTCCCGGCCAGTGTGTCGGCGTAG
- a CDS encoding DUF7091 family protein, with protein MADDDQLARFIRETLRSAEQQLSDAKEAYKNGKRSAEAGLPRDEEGRARVVCRRHAEYRAVSMDAQRRPVCYDAESPDCQGCVEDIRDGTIETW; from the coding sequence ATGGCCGACGACGACCAACTCGCGCGGTTCATCCGGGAGACGCTACGGTCGGCCGAGCAGCAGCTCTCGGACGCGAAGGAGGCCTACAAGAACGGGAAGCGGTCGGCGGAGGCCGGCCTGCCCAGAGACGAGGAGGGACGGGCCCGCGTCGTCTGTCGCCGCCACGCCGAGTACCGCGCGGTGTCGATGGACGCCCAGCGGCGGCCCGTGTGTTACGACGCCGAGAGTCCGGACTGTCAGGGCTGTGTCGAAGACATCAGGGACGGGACGATAGAGACGTGGTGA